Proteins encoded in a region of the Zea mays cultivar B73 chromosome 4, Zm-B73-REFERENCE-NAM-5.0, whole genome shotgun sequence genome:
- the LOC100191644 gene encoding Polyadenylate-binding protein-interacting protein 11-like: protein MVAVEVVPASAESPIPIEAKAAVTSEAEAEAEGEVEAEMKGDAAATAGETEEEEEEEEKVYKSDLKKLENLMSKLNPCAQEFVPSSRRTAPAAVAAAKPAGGRVLSADAPVFVSAAEYYGAAGGHLEIGGGGGGGKVVVGGGGRDSSSDGSSNGGGGGSRHQPNRRRRNSFNHGRRRGAGGRPRRGDREDSVRRTVYVSDIDQHVTEQKLAEVFSNCGRVVDCRICGDPHSVLRFAFIEFSDDGGARAALTLAGTILGCYPVRVLPSKTAILPVNPKFLPQTDDEKEMVSRTVYCTNIDKKVTEEDVKGFFQQACGKVSRLRLLTDIVHSTCIAFVEFAQAESAIMALNFSGMVLGSLPIRVSPSKTPVRPRSPRVMSN, encoded by the exons ATGGTGGCAGTGGAGGTTGTGCCGGCGTCCGCGGAGTCCCCGATTCCGATCGAGGCTAAGGCCGCGGTGAcgtcggaggcggaggcggaggccgaGGGCGAAGTGGAGGCGGAGATGAAGGGTGATGCGGCAGCTACGGCGGGAGaaacggaggaggaggaggaggaggaggagaaggtGTACAAGAGCGACCTGAAGAAGCTGGAGAACCTCATGTCCAAGCTTAACCCCTGCGCGCAGGAGTTCGTGCCGTCGTCGCGCCGCACGGCCCCAGCCGCCGTGGCGGCGGCGAAGCCGGCGGGAGGAAGGGTGCTCTCagccgacgcgcccgtgttcgtgTCCGCCGCCGAGTACTACGGCGCTGCCGGCGGGCACCTGGAgataggcggcggcggcggcggcggcaaagTCGTCGTTGGCGGCGGGGGCAGGGACTCCAGCAGCGACGGATCcagcaacggcggcggcggcggcagtcgCCACCAACCGAATCGCCGG AGGAGGAACAGCTTCAACCACGGGAGGCGGAGGGGGGCCGGAGGCCGGCCCCGGCGGGGTGATAGGGAGGACAGCGTGCGGCGGACCGTCTACGTGTCCGACATTGATCAACAT GTGACCGAGCAGAAGCTCGCTGAAGTGTTCTCCAACTGCGGGCGA GTGGTAGATTGCCGTATCTGTGGCGACCCCCACTCTGTCCTACGCTTTGCGTTCATCGAGTTTTCTGACGATG GTGGCGCAAGAGCGGCGCTAACACTCGCGGGAACCATACTTGGCTGCTATCCTGTCAGAGTTTTGCCTTCTAAAACAGCAATTCTACCTGTCAACCCGAAATTTCTTCCTCAG ACTGATGATGAGAAAGAAATGGTATCAAGGACTGTATATTGTACTAACATAGACAAGAAG GTTACGGAGGAGGATGTAAAGGGTTTCTTCCAGCAAGCCTGCGGGAAG GTTTCTCGGCTGAGGCTCCTTACTGACATAGTACACTCCACATGCATTGCTTTTGTTGAGTTTGCTCAG GCTGAAAGTGCAAttatggcattaaactttagtggTATGGTCCTTGGCTCACTTCCTATCAG GGTGAGCCCTTCCAAAACTCCAGTCCGTCCACGTTCTCCTCGTGTGATGTCCAATTGA